Proteins from a single region of Parasedimentitalea psychrophila:
- the eno gene encoding phosphopyruvate hydratase, which produces MSIIIDIHAREILDSRGNPTVEVDVMLEDGTMGRAAVPSGASTGAHEAVEKRDGDMSRYLGKGVLEAVAAVNGEIADMLVGFDATEQVSIDMAMIELDGTDNKSRLGANAILGVSLAVAKAAADFTTQPLYRYIGGTSARVLPVPMMNIINGGEHADNPIDIQEFMIMPVAAENIREAVRMGSEVFHTLKKELTAAGLSTGIGDEGGFAPNIASTREALDFILRSIEKAGYKPGEEIYLALDCAATEYYKDGKYVLSGEGKSLTSEENVAYLAALANDYPIISIEDGMAEDDWDGWKALTDAIGDKVQLVGDDLFVTNPTRLADGIAKGSANSMLVKVNQIGTLTETLQAVDMAHRAGFTNVMSHRSGETEDATIADLAVATNCGQIKTGSLARSDRLAKYNQLIRIEEALGEVAEYAGRSILKG; this is translated from the coding sequence ATGAGCATTATTATCGACATCCACGCCCGCGAAATTCTCGACAGCCGGGGCAACCCGACGGTTGAGGTTGATGTGATGCTGGAAGACGGCACCATGGGCCGCGCTGCGGTGCCTTCGGGGGCCTCGACCGGGGCGCATGAGGCGGTTGAAAAGCGCGATGGTGACATGAGCCGCTACCTGGGCAAGGGCGTGCTGGAAGCGGTGGCGGCGGTCAATGGCGAGATCGCCGATATGCTGGTTGGCTTTGATGCCACCGAGCAGGTGTCGATTGACATGGCGATGATCGAGCTGGACGGCACCGACAACAAAAGCCGTCTGGGGGCCAATGCCATTCTGGGTGTCTCGCTGGCAGTCGCCAAGGCCGCAGCTGATTTCACAACGCAGCCGCTGTATCGCTATATCGGCGGCACCTCGGCCCGAGTTCTGCCGGTGCCGATGATGAACATCATCAACGGCGGCGAACATGCCGACAACCCGATCGATATTCAGGAATTCATGATCATGCCGGTGGCTGCGGAAAATATCCGCGAAGCTGTGCGCATGGGCTCGGAAGTGTTCCACACGCTGAAAAAAGAGCTGACAGCGGCGGGCCTGTCCACCGGCATTGGTGACGAAGGGGGCTTTGCGCCCAATATCGCCTCGACCCGTGAAGCGCTGGATTTCATCCTGCGTTCGATCGAGAAGGCCGGGTATAAGCCGGGTGAAGAGATCTATCTGGCGCTGGATTGCGCCGCGACCGAATATTACAAGGATGGCAAATACGTTCTTTCGGGGGAGGGGAAATCCCTGACCTCCGAGGAAAACGTTGCCTATCTGGCGGCGCTGGCCAATGATTACCCGATCATCTCTATCGAAGATGGCATGGCCGAAGATGACTGGGACGGCTGGAAGGCGCTGACCGATGCCATTGGCGACAAGGTGCAGCTGGTGGGCGACGATCTGTTTGTGACCAACCCGACACGTCTGGCGGATGGCATCGCCAAAGGATCCGCCAACTCGATGCTGGTGAAAGTGAACCAGATTGGCACCCTGACCGAAACGCTGCAGGCGGTCGACATGGCGCACCGGGCTGGCTTTACCAATGTGATGTCGCACCGCTCGGGCGAGACCGAGGATGCCACCATCGCCGACCTGGCGGTGGCGACCAACTGTGGTCAGATCAAAACCGGCTCGCTGGCGCGGTCGGACCGGCTGGCAAAATACAACCAGCTGATCCGTATCGAGGAGGCCCTGGGCGAGGTCGCGGAATATGCGGGCCGTTCGATCCTGAAGGGCTAA